The following is a genomic window from Deinococcus humi.
CGAGGCCCTGAACGTCGAGCAGTACACCACGGTGACGGCAGTTCACGCCGCACCGGCAGGCTTTACGCTGGCCATCGAGCGGCGTGACGGCACGCCGGATGTCATAGAGGCGCGGCGCGTAGTGGTGGCCACCGGCTACTACGACAATCCGCTGCATCTGGGCATTCCCGGCGAGGACGGTCCCAACGTCAGCCACTACTACACCGAGGCCCACCCGTTCATGGGGTTGAACGTGACCGTGATCGGTGCGGGCAACTCGGCCGCCGACGCGGCGCTGGATCTGTGGCGCGGCGGCGCGAAAGTCACGATGGTCGTCCGTGCGCCGGAACTGAAGAGCACCATCAAGTACTGGGTGCGTCCCGATCTGGAGAACCGCATCAAGGAAGGGAGCATCGATGCGTATTTCAACTCGCGGGTGATCGCCATCGGCCAGGAGACCGTGCAGGTGGAAGGTCAGGACGGCGAGACCTTCGAGTTGCCCACCCACTTCACCTTCGCGCTGACCGGATACCGCCCGGACCTCTCTTTCCTAGACACGCTGAATCTTGCGCAGCAGCCCGACGCCTGCCTGGTGCTGGACGAGCACTATCAGAGCAGCGTGCCGGGGCTGTTCGTGGTGGGCAGTGCGGGTTTCGCAGGTAAGACCAATCAGGTCTTTATCGAGAACGGACGTCACCACGCGGATCATGCCGTGGCCGAGATCAAGCGGCAGCTGGCGGGACACGGCGAACTGCAGGCCCGCTAATGCTCGCTCACGGACAGGGCACAGGCGCGTGAAATACTGCCGGACATGAGGTTGAAACTCCACTGGTCCCTGGGCCTGGGTGCCGTGCTGCTGACGTCTGCCCTGGGCCAGAGCGTTGCCCCTATCCCGGCCTTGCCGCTGCCTTCCCAGCCCGTCCCGTCCCCGGCGCCCGAGCCTGAGCCCACGCCGGAACCGCAACCTACACCGGAGCCGACCCCAGTCCCAGTCCCCGCTCCTGTAAACCCTGCTCCCGCGGAGCCCACTCCCACAGCGCCAGCAGCGGCGCCAGTGGCTGTCCCTCCGGTCAAGGCGCCACCCGCTTTTAAAGCACCCTTGTTGATCAACGTGGAAACCACCGTTCCAGCGCTGGTCAACGGCAAGAAGACCACGGTACCCCTGACCCGTACCCTGACCATCCCCGGCCCACGCATGGCCCTGATCCGGCAGAGCGGAACTGTGACGGCCAGCCTGGAAGCCGATCTCAAGACCTTCGTCAAGAGCCTGTCCGGCAAGGCCCAGGACGCCCGTTTCGAGGAGTTGTGGGACGGCTGGGCTGTCGTGCAGCGCAACGCCCTCAAAATCGATATGGACGCCACCCGCGCCAACCTGTTGACTGCCATCAAGGATTCCAAGGGCGTGAAGGCCAAGGTCGTCGTCAGTGGCCAGACCCCCCCCAAGCGTACCCTCGACTACTTCCTCTCCAGAGGAATTACCGCGCATCTGGGCACTGGCGTGACCAATTATTACGGCAGCAGCGACGCCCGCGTGACCAACATCCATGTGGGCGCAAAGAATTTCAGTGACCGTCTGTTTGAGGGCAAGGTCTTTTCCTTCAATGAGTTTATCGGCCCGGTAACGGCCCGCAACGGGTATGTCACGGGGCTGGTCATTGCCGGGGACCGCACGGCGAGCGGCGTCGGCGGTGGCATCTGTCAGGTCAGCACCACCCTCTTCCGCACGCTGTACGGGGCCGGTCTTCCCATCGCCCAGCGGCAGAACCACTCGTATCAGGTGCACTACTACGATCCGCAGGGACTGGACGCCACCATCTACCAGCCCAGCCTGGACCTCAAGTTCGCCAACGATTCAGGGGGCGCGTTGTGGTTCCAGACCCAGTGGGACGACGAGACAGCCCGCCTGAGCATCAGCGTTTTCGGGAAGGCGCGGGATTTTACGGTAGATATTGGCCAGCCGAAGACCCTCAGTTCCACGCCATCGCCTGCTGACAGGCTCATTCCCGACGCGACACTGCCCGCTGGACAGCGCAAGCAGGTGGACTGGGCAGCCCCTGGCGCGGTCATTGAAGTGACGCGCAAGTTCATACGAAATGGCAAGGCGTTCAAACAGGACACGCTGAAGAGCAGCTATCGTCCCTGGCCGAACATCTTCCTGGTCGGCACTAGGCGCTAGGGGATCAGCAGCAAAAGAGTGGGAGAGGCTTGCTCGCCTCTCCCACTTTCCTATGTTTCTATTTTACTCCTCGGCCTCGAAGCCCAGCAGATTCAGCAGCCGGTCCAGCTCCTCGCGTGTAGAGTAATTCAGTTCCACCTTACCCTTGTCCTCGCCGGTAATGCGGACGCGGGTGCCTGTGCGGCGGCTCAGGTCCAGTTCCAGCTGGCGGTAGGTGCGCGGCGGGTTGACCTTGATCGGTGCGCTGGGGCGGGCCTTGCCCTCGCGGCGCAGCGCCTCGGCCTCGCGGACGCTCAGGCCGCGCGACGTGATCTGTTCCAGCGCCCAGGCCCGGTCCCCATCCGGCTGGGCCAGAATGGCGCGGGCGTGTCCGGCGCTGATCTGGCCTCCGTCCAATGCTCGCAGGGCCCCCTCACCCAGGGTGAGCAGCCGCAAGGCATTGGACACCGTGCTGCGGCCTTTCCCGACCGCCTGTGCCACCCCTTCCTGATTCAGTCCCTGATCCAGCAACGCCTGGTAGGCCCGTGCCTCTTCCAGCGGTCCCAGATCCTCGCGCTGCAGGTTCTCGACGATGGCGATTTCCAGTGCCTCGCGGTCTCCCAGATCACGGATGATCACTGGCAGCTCGGTTAGGCCCGCCAACTGACTGGCCCGCCAGCGGCGCTCTCCGGCCACGATCTCAAAGGCTTCACCGCGCGGGCGCACCAGCAGCGGCTGGATGACACCTTTTTCCCGGATACTCTGGGCCAACTCGGCCAGCGAACTCGGCTCGAAGACCTGACGCGGCTGATACCCCGCCTGCACGATGCGGTTGATGTTCAGAGTCTGCACGCTACCAGCGCTGTCCGCTGCGGGCGCGTCGGCCGCCGGGCGGGCCAGGAGGGCATCGAGCCCCCGTCCCAGACTAGATTTTTTCGACACGCGACATCACCTCCTCGGCCAGCCGCTTGTAGGCTGCAGCGCCGCTCGACAGGGGCGCGAAGGCGTTGATCGGTTTGGAGAAGCTGGGCGCCTCGGAAAGCCGCACGTTGCGGGGAATCACAGACCAGAACACCAGATCACCAAAGTGCTGGCGCACCATCGTCTCGACTTCCTGCGCCAGATTGGTGCGCCCGTCGAACATGGTCAGCACCACGCCCAGCACCTGCAGACGGGGATTGAGGCCGCCCCGCACCCGCTCCACCGTTTCCATCAGTCCGGCCAGACCTTCCAGTGCGTAGTACTCGGCCTGCAGGGGAATCAGCAGGGCGTCGGCAGCGGCCAGCACATTCACAGTCAGCGGTCCCAGCGAGGGCGGCGCGTCCACCAGCACCAAGTCGTAATCGCTCAGGCCAGCCATCAGGCGGCTCAGAGCGTCGGGATCATCGGCCAGTTCCACCCCTGCCCCGGCCAGATCGGGGGTGGCGGGGAGGATATCCAACCCAGACTGATCGGTGGGGCGAATGTATTCGGCAGCGCGGTCCGGCTCTCCCAAGGCCTCGTACAGCCCTCCCTCCGCGCCGCGCTGGCCCAGGCCGCTTGTGGCGTTGCCCTGGGGGTCCATGTCCAGCAACAGCACCCGCCGCCCCCCTGCTGCCAGGTAAGCCGCCAAATTAATGGCGGTGGTGGTCTTCCCCACCCCACCCTTCTGGTTCACCAGACCCAGTACTTTCACTGGAGCCCCACGCCACACAGCGCCGTTTCCTGTGGCCCTCTGTTCTGCCCATCTTCCATCAAGTCAACCTCACCTTTGGTCCCACTCTAGCGTGCCAGCTTCTGAGGTGGAGTCCAGAAAAGAGGCTGGGCATTGGGCACGCCCTCGCGCCTGGGATACTTGGACGGCGTGGGTTTGAGCTTCTCGATGACGATCAGGGTCCGGGCGTCCCCTGAGACAGGCAATTCAAAGGGATCGACCACCTGAACTTTGCCGCCCACCTCGCCAGCCGCCCGGCGGCCAGCGTTTAATTCCTCGGGGGTGATGGCCCCCTTCTGGGCCACAAGCAGCCCACCCTCACGCAACAGGGGTAGAGCCAACTCGGCTAACACTGGTAAAGATGCCACAGCCCGCACCACCACCCGGTCATAGCGGTCCCGGTGATCGGCGCTGCGTCCAAGTGCCTCGGCGCGGCCCACCAGTGGCGTGACCTGAGACAGGCCAAGTTGCACCGCCGTGTCACGCACAAACTCGACCTTCTTGCGGATGGAATCGACTGGCGTGAACTGCAGCTGTGGCTTCACCAGCGCCAGAGGAAAGGTGGGGAAGCCAGCTCCAGTTCCCAGATCCATGACGGTGAGCGGCCCCTCTAGGTAGCTTCCGCGCAGACAGGTCAGCGAATCCACGAAATGCTTGAGGACAATGTCCTCCTCGGTTCTCAGGGCCGTCAGATTAAGCCGCTCATTTCCCTCTTGAAGCAGCGTGAACAGCTGTTCGAATGCAGGAAGTTGAGCTTCAATTTCCACGCCAAGTATCCCGGCACCGCGCCTCAGCAATTCCAGTCCGTCGCGGTTCACAGGCCATACCTCACTTTCATATCGGTGTACCGTTCATAGACATGTTCGTCAATCTCCTTGAAGGGCAGACGGTCCAGTAGTGGCAGCAGCGTCTCGCGTAACACCTCGCCCCGCGCCATCCATTGAAAATAGCTGCGCCCTCCGTGCTCATAGGGACCGTAAAGCTTGGAGCCAGGGCAGAGCCTGAGCAGGGTCTCAAATAGCTTTTGATGCCGGGTATGCATCCGTAACGTGACCTGCGGCTGCTTACCATCACCACCGAAGTGCCCCTCGCCAATCAGGATGCCCAAAAGCAGCCCCTCTTCAAATGTGTTCACTCCTGTCCTCCATTGTTTCACCGTCAAGTTTCCCGTGAAACAGAGGGGGCGTCAAGGGGGCGGGAGGGGTGCACAAAAAAGCGAGCCGAAGCTCGCCCGATACTCAACTTGTTTCACCGTCAAGTTTCCCGTGAAACGCCATATTTCTTCAGATACACCAGCAAGGCCCCGATATCTGCGTGGCGCACCCCGGAAATTCGCGCCGCCTGCTCCAGAGTGGCAGGGCGACTTCTGCCCAGCTTTTCACGGGCTTCGTTGGACAGCGCGGGTACGGTCGAATAATCCACACCGTCCAGTTGCGTGTTACGGGCTCGTGCCTCTGCCCTCAGTTGTTGACGGGCCCGTTCGATGTAGCCTGCATACTTGACCCGGATCTCAACGGCCTCGCGTTCGGCAGCGTCAAGCTCAGTTGGGACTCGAATGCCCAGAGCCTCCACATCCGCCAGATAAAACTCCGGGCGACGCAGCCATGCATCTCCGGTATGTCCGTTGCTTCGTTGTGCCGCCAGTGAGTCCACCGCATCGCCAATGCGCCCATATTTGGCCTGCACCCTGGCCACCTCTGCGTCCGGAACCAGTCCTAGCCTGTGGCCCAGCGAGGTCAGGCGTTCATCGGCATTGTCCTGACGAACCAGCAGACGGTGCTCCACGCGGCTGGTCATCATGCGGTACGGTTCGTCACTGCCCTTGAAGACCAGATCGTCCAGCAGCACACCGAGATAACCCGTTTCGCGGCCAATCGGTTCAGTCTTGAGATCAAGCGCCCGGCGTGCAGCTGCCGTTCCTGCAACCAGCCCCTGCGCCGCCGCTTCCTCGTAACCGCTGGTCCCATTGATCTGACCAGCGGTGAACACGCCGGGCAATAGGCGCGACTCCATGTTCAGGGTCAGTTCAGTGGAATCCACCACGTCGTACTCGACGGCATAGGCATACCGCTGCACTACCGCCCGCTCGAAGCCAGGCAACGTCCGGACCAGCTGGTCCTGCAGGTACGGCGGCAGCGAGGAGCTGAAGCCTTGCAGGTACACCTCACTCGTCTGAATACCGTCCGGCTCCACGAATAGCAGGTGGCGGTTATGGTGGGCGAAGCGAACGACCTTGTCCTCAATGCTCGGGCAGTAGCGTGGTCCCCGCCCCTCAATGTCGCCTGAAAACATCGGGGATTCCTGCAGGTTCTCGTGAATCAGCTGGTGGGTCTGCGGCGTTGTGTAGGTCTGCCAAGTGGGCGACTCCTGGGCACGCGGGCCGGGGGAACCGGTAAATCCACGGGGCTGAGGATCGGCAGGAATCTCAAGGAGCGCCGCGAAATTCACCGAGTCTGCCCGGACACGGGGAGGAGTGCCGGTCTTGAAGCGTTTGAGAACGTGCCCAGCGCGCTCCAATGGCGCAGACAGGAAACGCGAGGGCGGTTCGCCCTGTCTACCCTCGGCACGCGATTGCCGCCCGTACCACGTGACGGCCCGCATAAACGTTCCCGCCGCGACCACCACGCTGCGGCAGGGGAGACGGCGGCCGTCAGTGGTCACCACCAACCAGCCGCCGTGTCCGTCCAATTCCAAGTCAGCGGCCTCGCCACGGATAACCTCGATTTCGGGTTGGCCGAAGATGACCGCTTGGGCACGCTCGGCATAGGCATCACGCTCGTTCTGGACGCGCAGGGACTGAACGGCGGGACCCTTGCTGGCATTCAGGACACGGGTGTGGATGGCAGTGTCATCGGCCAGCCGCCCCATCAGGCCACCCAGCGCCTGGATCTCAAAAACCAGCTGGCTCTTGCCTGGGCCGCCCACGGCCGGGTTGCAGGGCATCCGACCTACCGTTGCCGGATTGCCCACCAGCAGGCCCACCCGCGAGAATTTGGCGGCGGCCCACGCCGCCTCCAGGCCAGCGTGGCCTCCACCAATCACGATCACATTCCAGCCACTCATCCCGCCGAGTGTAACGGCCTTCCCAGACATGGACGGTGATCCGTATCGCGGGACAGAGAGGGCGAAGAGTCATGGTTTGAGGGAAAGGAGACGAGGTCAAGCTTAACTTCATCTGGCCTTGAGCTATGGCAGCTCTTACAATCGGGCATGGACTTCGCCACTCTCCGGGCCGACCTGATCGGCACTGACGCCGTGATTCGCACGCCCTTTGGAGAGCGCCAGGTCACTTACGCCGACTACGTGGCCTCCGGACGGGCATTGCGGAGTGTGGAGGAACGGATCACGACGCTTGCATTGCCGCTGTACGCCAATACCCACACCGAGGACAGTGCCACCGGCGCGCACAGCACCCACCTGTCGCAGCAGGCCGCCGATTACATCCGGGCTCAGCTGGGCGGGGACGCGACGTGCAAACTGGTGTTCTGCGGTTCAGGCAGTACGGCGGCGGTGCGGCGCATTCAGGACATTCTGGGCCTGACCGTGGGCGGGGATCACCGCGCCACCGTGCTCGCCTCCATGCCCGAACACGAGCGGCCAGTGGTATTCGTCGGCCCCTATGAACACCACAGCAATGAAATAAGCTGGCGCGAGACGCTGGCCGAGGTGGTGGAGTTACCCCTCTGCGACAGGGGCAATTTGGATCTGGACGCGCTGGTTACGGCGCTCAAGGCCCCGCAATACGCCCGTCGCCCCAAGATCGGCTCCTTCAGCGCGGCCAGCAACGTTACCGGCCTGCTGACCGATACCCGTACGGTGGCGCGGATCCTGCACCAGCATGGGGCCTATGCCTTCTTCGACTTCGCGGCCAGCGGCCCTTACGTCAAAATTGATATGAAGCCGGGCAAGGCAGACGGTTACGACGCGGTCTTCCTCAGCCCGCACAAGTTCGTGGGCGGACCGGGGACGCCGGGGCTGCTGTGTTTTCAGGACCATCTGTATCACCTGAATGTGCCCAGCACGGCGGGTGGCGGCACGGTCCGGTATGTCAGCCGCACCAAGCAGGTCTACATCGAGGATATCGAGGCCCGCGAAGATGCCGGCACTCCCGCCATCCTGGGAAAAATCCGCACCGCACTGGCCTTCAAGATCAAGGAGGAGCTGGGCACCGACACCCTGACTGCGCGGGAACACGAGCTGTTCACGCGGGCGCTGAAGCGGCTGGCCAGCAATGACCGTGTCCAGTTGCTGGGCAATCCGGACGCTCCACGATTGGCTTTCCTATCGTTCCTGGTCAAGACGCCCGATGGCGCTATGCTCCACCCGCGCCTGGTGGTCCGCCTGCTCAATGACCTGTTCGGTATCCAGGCGCGCGGCGGCTGTGCCTGCGCCGGACCGTACGGCCATGTGCTGCTGAACATCGACGAGGAACGCAGTGAGCGCTATGCACAGTGTGCACTCTCCAACATCGACAGCATCAAACCCGGCTGGACCCGGCTGAATCTCGCCCCGTGGGCCAGCGATGAGGAAGTGGACTTTCTCCTGAGCGCCGTGGAATTCGTGGCCGAATATGGTGCACGCTTCCTGCCCCTCTACGAATTCGACTGGATGAGTGGAGCGTGGACCCACCCACAGGACGAGGCACCGATGGATCTGTTCGGAATTCAGCGTCCACAGACGGGAATTGGTGAGGTGCCGTATGCATCCTATCTGGCAGAAGCCCAGCGGCTTGTAGAAGCCTTGGCACCGATAGGGAAGAGGAGAGCCGTCCCCGAATATGTCCCCACTGATCTGGTCTTTTTCGCGCACTGAAAGGAAGATCCACCTTTCTCCCCCACGACGCAGGTCAGGGCCGTCCAAATTCACTGGACAGCTCTGACCTCTTTTCTTCCCATGGCCAGCAGCTAGAATGCCTAACGCCCGTTAGTTTAGACATGCGTCAGACAAATTCCGCCGATGGCAGAGAAGGTTTCCAGTTCTGCCGCACGTACAGGAGGCCCGCCTCAGATGACTCCCGCTCAGATCAATCCAACCCCTCCGGTTGAAGCCCTGCCTACCCCGGAGATTCAACCGTTTACCGCCGAACCCATTCGTTACGTGGCCGAGGACGGCCTGCCCATACATACCCTACCTGCCGCCTACACGCCCGAACGCCTGCGAGAGTTGCACGGCGTGATGCTGCGTGCCCGCGAGTTTGATCGCAAACTGATCACGCTGCTGCGTCAGGGGCGCACCACCTTCTATGCCCAGTCCAGTGGCATGGAGGCCACGCAGGTGGGCCTCGCGCACTCGATCCGGCCCGGCCACGACTGGGTCTGGCCGTACTACCGCGATCACACGCTGGCGCTGGCGCTGGGCGTGCCCATGTTCGAGCTGATCAGCCAGGTGCTGGGCAGCAACTCCGATCCCAGCCGGGGCCGCCAGATGCCGCACCACTTCGCCGCTCGCAAACAGCATTTCGTCTCCATCAGCTCCTCCATTGCCAATCAGGTGCCCCCTGCCACTGGCACGGCGATGGCCCAGAAGTACCTGGGCACCGACGAGATCACCGTCTGCACCTTCGGGGACGGGGCCACCAGCGAGGGTGACTGGCACGCCGGGATGAACATGGCGGGTGCGATGGCCGCGCCGTGCCTATTCGTCTGTGAGAACAACCAGTGGGCCATCAGCACCAACCTGCGCGGCCAGACCGCGAGCGAGAACATCCACATCAAGGCCAAGGCGTACGGCATGCCCGGCTTTTACGTCGACGGCAACGATATCGTGGCGGTTATGGAAGTCTGCACACACGCCGCCGAGTGGGTGCGTGCCGGGAATGGCCCCGCCCTCGTGGAGTGCCTGACCTACCGCGTCGGCTCTCACAGCAACGCGGACGCCGATGCCGAGAAGCACTACCGGACCCGTGAGGAAGTGCAGGAGTGGCTGGGACGTGACCCGGTGGTGCGCGTCGAGAAATTGCTCGAACACCTGGGCCATCCCATCGAGTCCAGGGAACGCGCGGACATGATCGCCGCTGTCCACCGCGACGTGGACGAGCAGGTCATCCGGGCCGAGGCCACCGGACAGCCCGACTGGCGCATCATGTTCGAGGACGTCTATTCAGACATGCCTGCCCACCTGCGCGAGGAGGCCGCCATGCTGCGCGCCGAACAGGAAGGGGAGAGGAAATGACCGCCACCCAGGAAAGACAGGACATGAAAGCCGCCTCGGAGCCCCGCACCATCAACCTGATCACCGCCGTGACCGAGGCGCTGCATGAAGAGATGGAACGCGACAGCCGGGTGGTGCTGTTCGGACAGGACGTGGGCGCGCGCGGCGGCGTCTTCATGGCGACTGCCGGGTTGCAAGCCACGTTCGGCAAGGAGCGCGTGTTTGACACCCCGCTCAGCGAGGCCAGCATCGTGGGCGCGGCGGTGGGCATGGCCGTGCGCGGGCTACGGCCCGTGGCCGAGATTCAGTTTGCCGACTACATGGGGCCGGGCTTCGATCAGATCATCAGTCAGGCGGCCAAGATGCGGTACCGCAGCGGCGGCCAGTACAGCGCGCCGCTGGTGATCCGTACCCCGTCCGGCGGCGGCGTCAAGGGCGGGCATCACCACAGCCAGAGTCCCGAGAGCTACTACACCCACACCCCAGGCCTGAAAGTGGTGATGCCCAGCACGCCCTACGACGCCAAGGGGCTGCTCAAGGCGGCCATTCGCGGTGAGGACCCGGTAATCTTCTTCGAACCCAAACGGCTGTACCGCGCCTCCAAGGGCGAGGTGCCGGGCCACGACTACACGGTCAAGATCGGTGAGGCCGCAGTCCGTCGTGAGGGCAGCGACCTGAGCCTGATCGGCTACGGCGGCGTGATGCCTGATCTGGAACGCGCCGCCGACGCGCTGGAGACCGAGGGCGTGAGTGTGGAGGTCATTGACCTGCGCAGCCTCGTCCCCTGGGACAGGGAACTGGTGGTCGACAGCGTGCAGAAGACGGGCCGCGCCGTGCTGGTCAGTGAGGCCCCGCGCATCAGCAACTTCATGGGCGAGGTGGCGTATGCCATTCAGGACGCCGCCTTCGACTCGCTGCTGGCCCCGATCGGTCAGGTGGCGGGCTTCGACATTCCGTATCCCTACGTGCAGGACAAGATCTATCTGCCCGGTCCTAACCGCATCACGGCGGCCTGCGTGCAGGCCCTGAACTATTAACGTTCTGCCCCGGCCCACATTGAGCGTTAGGCTGCGGCCATGAAGCTGAATCCCGACCTGCTGCGCCCGCTGCTGGGCACCCTGGGCCTGATGATCGGCTTCGGCGTCTACGCCGTGGCGGGCGACCTGCCCCAGCCCTGGCAACGCCTGAGCATCGGGGCGATGTTCGTCCTGCTGGGGATCAGCGCCTTCGTGTACGCCCGGGGCGAACGCTGGATCCAAGTTCTGGGGGGCGTGCTGGCGCTCTACGGCGTCCTGCGGGCCTTCGTGATCGGATAGCAGAGGCAGCGGGTCCGTTTGCCTTTCCACTGTTCCCACAACCAACAACCACATCCCACATCTGAGGTAATCCGTGAAAGAAATTCTGCTCCCCGAACTGGCCGAAAGCGTTGTCGAAGGCGAAATCCTGAAATGGCTGGTGGAAGAGGGCGACACGATCGCGCTGGAACAACCGCTGTGCGAGGTCATGACCGACAAGGTGACCGTGGAACTGCCCAGTCCTGCGGCGGGCGTCCTGAGCAAGCGCATGGCACAGGAGGGCGATGTGGTGGCCGTCCACGCCGTCATCGCCCTGATCGATGAGGGGGGAGAGGCAGGCGCAGCCGCCCCCCCCCGTTCTGAAACAGCCCAGACTAAGCAGCCCAGCCCCACGCAGGCCATTCAGGACAGCGGCGAGAACCCTGGCACTGCCGAAGTCCAGCTGCCGCCTCAGGCGCAGGAGGAGCGCGATCAGATGACCGGCAACGAGGACGATGCGGGCGGCAGCATCGTGGAGGCCGGCCACATGAAGGGTGGCGACGACGATTCCACCAGCCTGTTCAAGGCCTTCGCGTCGGATGAGCAGGTGAAGGTGCAGGGACTGGGCAGCCGCAGCGGCAGCGGTGCACCGGGCAGTTACACCGCCGGAACGGGCACCCTGAACCGCGAGCCGACGCCGTCCTCCGCCCGGACCGACGGCCGCGTGCTGGCCGTGCCCGCCGCGCGTCAACTGGCCCGCGAGATGAACATCGATCTGGCACAGGTACAGGGCAGCGGTCCCAACGGACGCATCCGCGTGCAGGACGTGATGGCGCATGGGCAGGCCGCTGGAGGGCAGGCCGCCACCCCTCAGGCCGCCCCGGCGCAACCCCAGCCGCAGGCCTCTCAACCTCAAGCGGCTCCGGCTCCGGCCAGCTCACCGCAGCCCGCCGCGAAGGGGACCGGCGGCCTGCCCGTCGCGGCCGTGCAATACCGCACGCCCAAGGGCTACGAACACCTGGAAGACCGGGTGCCGCTGCGGGGCATGCGCCGGGCCATCAGCAACCAGATGCAGGCCAGCCACCTGTACACCGTCCGCACCCTGACCGTGGACGAGGTCAACCTGACCAAGCTGGTGGAGTTCCGCAGCCGGGTCAAGGACGAGGCGGCGGCGGCGGGCGTCAAGCTGTCGTACCTGCCCTTCATTTTCAAGGCGGTCACGGCAGCCCTCAAGAAGTACCCCAGCCTGAACACCTCCTTCGACGAGGCCAGCGGCGAGATTGTCCAGAAGCGTTACTATAACATGGGCATGGCCGTCGCCACCGAAGCGGGCCTGACTGTTCCGGTCCTGA
Proteins encoded in this region:
- a CDS encoding thiamine pyrophosphate-dependent dehydrogenase E1 component subunit alpha; the encoded protein is MTPAQINPTPPVEALPTPEIQPFTAEPIRYVAEDGLPIHTLPAAYTPERLRELHGVMLRAREFDRKLITLLRQGRTTFYAQSSGMEATQVGLAHSIRPGHDWVWPYYRDHTLALALGVPMFELISQVLGSNSDPSRGRQMPHHFAARKQHFVSISSSIANQVPPATGTAMAQKYLGTDEITVCTFGDGATSEGDWHAGMNMAGAMAAPCLFVCENNQWAISTNLRGQTASENIHIKAKAYGMPGFYVDGNDIVAVMEVCTHAAEWVRAGNGPALVECLTYRVGSHSNADADAEKHYRTREEVQEWLGRDPVVRVEKLLEHLGHPIESRERADMIAAVHRDVDEQVIRAEATGQPDWRIMFEDVYSDMPAHLREEAAMLRAEQEGERK
- a CDS encoding alpha-ketoacid dehydrogenase subunit beta yields the protein MTATQERQDMKAASEPRTINLITAVTEALHEEMERDSRVVLFGQDVGARGGVFMATAGLQATFGKERVFDTPLSEASIVGAAVGMAVRGLRPVAEIQFADYMGPGFDQIISQAAKMRYRSGGQYSAPLVIRTPSGGGVKGGHHHSQSPESYYTHTPGLKVVMPSTPYDAKGLLKAAIRGEDPVIFFEPKRLYRASKGEVPGHDYTVKIGEAAVRREGSDLSLIGYGGVMPDLERAADALETEGVSVEVIDLRSLVPWDRELVVDSVQKTGRAVLVSEAPRISNFMGEVAYAIQDAAFDSLLAPIGQVAGFDIPYPYVQDKIYLPGPNRITAACVQALNY
- a CDS encoding dihydrolipoamide acetyltransferase family protein, with the translated sequence MKEILLPELAESVVEGEILKWLVEEGDTIALEQPLCEVMTDKVTVELPSPAAGVLSKRMAQEGDVVAVHAVIALIDEGGEAGAAAPPRSETAQTKQPSPTQAIQDSGENPGTAEVQLPPQAQEERDQMTGNEDDAGGSIVEAGHMKGGDDDSTSLFKAFASDEQVKVQGLGSRSGSGAPGSYTAGTGTLNREPTPSSARTDGRVLAVPAARQLAREMNIDLAQVQGSGPNGRIRVQDVMAHGQAAGGQAATPQAAPAQPQPQASQPQAAPAPASSPQPAAKGTGGLPVAAVQYRTPKGYEHLEDRVPLRGMRRAISNQMQASHLYTVRTLTVDEVNLTKLVEFRSRVKDEAAAAGVKLSYLPFIFKAVTAALKKYPSLNTSFDEASGEIVQKRYYNMGMAVATEAGLTVPVLKDVNQKSIFELAREVVDLAGRAGAGKLAADELAGSTFSITNIGSIGALFSFPIINVPDAAILGIHSIVKRPIVDEHDNIVVAHMMYLSLSFDHRLVDGAEAARFCKEVIRLLENPDRLMLEAM